The Heliangelus exortis chromosome 10, bHelExo1.hap1, whole genome shotgun sequence genome includes a window with the following:
- the ZNF638 gene encoding zinc finger protein 638 isoform X4: MPAGGGGGSAPRKRGPQCPPGPGPQPLDPLRRFVLFLESFAPLVNSLNLGIASPFLLGPPPLQLAQIKTQLALQQLTSLATSSSAPPNAWFNQALLKSTMFSPRGTLPQRPRGPNPSGTKPPGSFPGGGAGGLQRKPASGTPQGAPPRFSGQDSFQWTGSQRINVRVTLHRADPRQVKEKTNLHQEQKGEPRPSCWDANPRPAVTSGQKPPAPARGSEQNPPSQNRYTPESASSILASFGLSNEDLEELSRYPDEQLTPENMPLILREIRMRKMGHSSARAQAPGRAEEALGGGASGAGVKSKVIDYGHASKYGYTEDPLEVHGYSPKVLPAEPLEPRVYNPEAPGGEKREDFQREQNVSIAVPSSGVSQCNPVFPVEELIKPTGFQSDSSSTPPFFPAEAPGKVSGLCVAPAGLTVVTSIAQPAVPPVMPPPMVPPVSQPAVLPVMPPPMVPPVSQPAVPPVMPPMMPPVSQPAMPPVMPPVLPPVSQPAVPPVMPPMMPPMITPLAPMLAPVMLTFVQQSMTQHVMPPITQPPFTPELLVSVSQHERLQQEAGSSQPTPPSAPGTGQKPFQPKAEGPIKSPFGIVKASWLPAFLQPDSQKTKRLPTPSMMNDYYATSPRIFPHMCSLCNIECTHMKDWILHQNTSSHIESCRQLRQQYPDWNPETHSSKRNAADRKENQTPKRRSSSASPSPRRSRFSSYGPRRSRSRSRSPGRFRPRPRSRSPRPVRRLSLRHRSRSPQRSRNPLRTNPRPQRSSSHDWSSRRPSRSQDRKSALEAVVKSLGPGFVAEFNKHRSLQAAGQGSSGSGRSSPSHGSSGKKPGSTKKPLKTSGSVKASKKEGSGSSSPETDDSSQNKEAEENEEDPTGTSGPRPAPYNRLLRRELLSCGTVLQISDLPDDGFSDQDIKKIVQPFGKVSDFLVLRSKNMALLEMNYKEAVIAAVKYGKTTPVLINGKRVKISVAEKPKPAPAQAKVSIKKKTPTIKKVAPSTKKDKKTTTTKTTKSITAAKSVDAELQISTETEMEMEETKVSDPKSVAEGDSAPEPGKTEEAEPQGVTSPTPLPEKLAEVPEAAACGVDECKEPFTEPEAPVATLKSEEPPEPANQEPDDVCVVVVSNLPEKGYSVEEVSNLAKPFGGPRDVLILSSHKKAYMEINRKSADSMVKFYTCFPMSVDGNQLCISLLPQYQTIKDEEAIFTAIIKDSDPQVNTETLHNQFVHLGNLPADGYRELEVLCVGLRFGKVDHYVVLKNKNKAILQLDSPKSAHSMYTFLKQYPYTMGEHTLTCGLSPHGEAAEAEPVEKEVKQEEPGQGSSGLKKYPEGSGVVQRAAANPPVEPSVAQRGPVPISHVKDEMSAEQTEPSEPQLERVGRESPAETAVEKVDPGAGAAVVSIQGTPPRALPGKSEAILPPPASGEGEEALKDPELLEPAAVAASEKEIKEEEEEEEEVSAPAVEAAQEVSAVGKAEEEPSDCAVKPAAGEPTGAVPEPLSPAAAAASGKVVSPIVTPVSKLEAPEHHPVPEAVKTTHETPAAQIAEKKPVLTAGAALEKKLDGAGAEPEVKPEESPTHKAGRAAEEDPEKLLVKSGAEAEKKLENTVAKVGVATENTTSAGSESSEGGAISTHQTKGTGAAKPDEPQQAVTFSSSFSVKDYSSLSKTFLKAVVSLQDISKTRFPLRRNEPSPCKGGEQKAPAKPESQGQAVEKKVAPKEEDPPQPGGSQANPGDGVGKCKVSRSSVVGGKGGNGRNSSLQEKDSRVETRASSKLSQEAESRSCSMKTETSSNKASVGGNAKTSKSGISSSAKQKEEEELFPFNLDEFVTVDEVVEEMESPVKTRRNPPRGKRKEGAKPNPSSEPGSKRRKGKSPGAARLAESQLSFVTLDEVGEGEEVTAQLMAVANLEALSDPQGLVVVDEVMEEEELLAEAVKDPQSLVTLDELSEQEELRPPRGLPGCVFEEADLKAEPLVTVDEIGEVEELPLNEPTELSLEEVLKQKEDEKVGAEDAGDGGSSQVPDDPSALVTVDEIQEDNEENPLLTLDEVNEDEDDFLADFNRLKEELNFVTVDEVGEEDEEEENTCPEKNLNEDEGTEDVVAIAGPEEEDIGGVAGPEEEDIVAVAGPEEMEILGETGPEEDIIATSKSKVAQLGSGDKDPESKRKKTSPSDAAKPLSTPKDLDYLVPKAGFFCQICSLFYADETSVKNHCKTPLHQQNMEKFMAQQEAEEKEGEERSSR, translated from the exons CTTTGTGTTATTCTTGGAAAGTTTCGCACCACTTGTGAATTCCTTGAACCTTGGCATTGCGAGCCCATTTCTGTTGGGCCCTCCTCCTTTACAGCTTGCACAAATTAAGACCCAGTTGGCTCTTCAGCAGTTGACCTCCCTTGCCACCAGCAGTTCCGCACCTCCTAATGCTTGGTTCAACCAGGCATTGCTGAAAAGCACCATGTTTAGCCCCAGAGGAACTTTACCTCAGAGGCCGAGAGGACCTAATCCGTCGGGCACAAAGCCTCCGGGATCCTTTCCGGGAGGAGGTGCGGGAGGTCTCCAGAGAAAACCCGCCTCTGGAACGCCTCAAGGAGCACCGCCGCGATTTTCGGGACAGGACAGCTTTCAGTGGACGGGTTCGCAGAGGATAAACGTGCGGGTAACTCTGCACAGGGCCGACCCCAGGCAGGTAAAGGAGAAGACAAACCTCCACCAGGAGCAGAAGGGAGAGCCTCGCCCCAGCTGCTGGGACGCAAACCCCCGCCCGGCCGTGACGAGCGGGCAGAAGCCACCGGCGCCGGCACGGGGCTCGGAGCAGAACCCCCCCTCCCAGAACCGCTACACGCCGGAGAGCGCCTCCAGCATCCTCGCCAGTTTTGGGCTGTCCAATGAGGACCTGGAGGAGCTGAGTCGCTACCCAGACGAACAGTTAACACCCGAGAACATGCCCCTCATCCTGAGGGAAATCCGGATGCGGAAGATGGGCCACTCCTCGGCTCGCGCGCAGGCTCCCGGCCGGGCGGAGGAGGCGCTGGGCGGCGGGGCGAGTGGCGCAGGGGTCAAGAGCAAAGTGATCGATTACGGGCACGCCAGCAAGTATGGCTACACTGAGGATCCCCTGGAAGTGCACGGGTACAGCCCCAaggtgctgcctgcagagcctcTGGAACCACGCGTCTACAATCCCGAGGCCCCCGGcggggagaagagggaagacTTCCAACGGGAGCAGAACGTGTCCATCGCCGTCCCGTCCTCCGGCGTCTCCCAGTGTAACCCGGTGTTCCCAGTTGAAGAGCTAATAAAGCCCACGGGGTTCCAGAGCGATTCCTCAAGTACTCCGCCCTTTTTTCCGGCTGAGGCCCCGGGGAAGGTGTCCGGGTTGTGCGTGGCCCCCGCCGGACTCACCGTGGTCACCTCCATCGCCCAGCCCGCGGTCCCGCCGGTGATGCCACCCCCGATGGTGCCCCCGGTCTCCCAGCCCGCAGTGCTGCCGGTGATGCCCCCCCCGATGGTGCCCCCGGTCTCCCAGCCCGCGGTCCCGCCGGTCATGCCACCCATGATGCCACCCGTGTCCCAGCCTGCCATGCCACCCGTGATGCCACCCGTGTTGCCTCCCGTGTCCCAGCCTGCGGTCCCGCCCGTCATGCCGCCGATGATGCCGCCGATGATCACCCCCTTGGCACCCATGCTGGCACCTGTCATGCTGACTTTTGTCCAGCAGTCGATGACCCAGCACGTGATGCCGCCGATAACCCAGCCGCCTTTCACACCTGAACTCCTGGTGAGCGTGAGCCAGCACGAAAGGCtccagcaggaggctgggagcagccagccCACCCCCCCCAGCGCCCCGGGCACAGGACAGAAGCCCTTCCAGCCAAAGGCTGAGGGGCCCATTAAGTCTCCTTTTGGGATTGTGAAAGCGTCGTGgcttcctgccttcctccagCCTGATTCCCAGAAGACAAAAAGATTGCCCACTCCCTCAATGATGAATGACTACTATGCCACATCTCCAAGAATATTCCCACATATGTGTTCTCTGTGTAACATTGAATGCACTCATATGAAG GACTGGATTCTGCACCAGAACACCTCCTCTCACATTGAAAGCTGCCGCCAGCTACGGCAACA GTACCCTGACTGGAACCCTGAGACTCATTCCTCCAAGAG aAATGCTGCAGACAGGAAGGAAAACCAGACCCCCAAGCGCcgctccagctctgccagccccagccccaggagatCCAGGTTCTCCAGCTACGGCCCCCGGCGCTCACGTTCCAGGTCCAGGAGCCCTGGGAGGTTCCGACCCAGGCCCAGGAGCAGGAGCCCGCGGCCCGTGCGACGCCTCAGCCTCAGGCACAGGTCCAGGTCACCCCAGAGATCCAGAAACCCCCTGAGAACCAACCCCAGACCTCAGAGGTCTTCCAGTCACGACTGGTCATCCAGGAGGCCGTCCCGATCCCAAG ACAGAAAGTCAGCTCTGGAGGCAGTAGTGAAGAGTCTGGGGCCTGGCTTTGTGGCAGAGTTCAACAAACACAgatccctgcaggcagctgggcagggctcCTCGGGCTCAGGGAGATCCTCACCCTCCCACGGATCCTCAGGGAAGAAGCCTGGGAGCACCAAGAAGCCCTTGAAAACAAGTGGTTCTGTCAAGGCTTCCAAGAAAGAGGGGTCAGGTTCTTCATCTCCTGAAACTGATGATTCATCCCAAaataaagaagcagaagagaatgAAGAAGACCCCACAGGAACCAGTGGGCCTCGTCCTGCTCCTTACAATAGG CTGTTGAGAAGGGAACTGCTCTCCTGTGGGACAGTGCTTCAGATATCTGACCTACCAGATGATGGCTTTTCAGatcaagatattaaaaagattGTTCAGCCATTTGGCAAAGTTAGTGATTTCCTTGTGCTGCGCTCCAAAAACATG GCCCTCTTGGAGATGAACTACAAAGAAGCTGTGATAGCAGCTGTGAAATATGGGAAAACAACACCAGTGCTGATCAATGGCAAACGGGTGAAAATCAGTGTGGCAGAGAAACCAAagccagctcctgcccag GCCAAAGTGAGCATCAAAAAAAAGACTCCGACTATTAAAAAAGTTGCACCAAGTACAAA aaaagacaagaaaaccaccaccaccaagaCAACCAAATCCATTACAG caGCAAAATCTGTAGATGCAGAACTTCAGATCTCAACAGAAACTGAGATGGAAATGGAGGAAACCAAGGTGTCAGACCCAAAGAGTGTGGCAGAAGGGGACAGTGCTCCTGAGCCTGGGAAGACAGAGGaggctgagccccagggtgtgaCCAGTCCCACACCTCTGCCAG agaaacttGCAGAGGTGCCTGAGGCTGCAGCGTGTGGTGTGGATGAGTGTAAAGAACCTTTCACTGAGCCAG aagcTCCAGTAGCAACTCTGAAGAGTGAAGAGCCCCCAGAACCAGCAAACCAG GAACCTGATGATGTGTGTGTGGTTGTTGTTTCCAACTTGCCTGAGAAGGGATACTCTGTGGAGGAGGTTTCCAACCTAGCAAAGCCATTTGGAGGCCCAAGGGATGTGCTGATTTTATCATCTCATAAAAAG gcatatatggaaataaatagaaaatctgCAGATTCCATGGTTAAATTTTACACCTGCTTTCCAATGTCAGTGGATGGAAACCAGCTCTGCATCAGCCTGCTGCCCCAGTATCAGACAATAAAAGATGAA GAAGCAATATTTACTGCTATAATTAAAGATTCTGACCCTCAG GTCAATACTGAAACTCTACATAACCAGTTTGTGCACCTTGGGAACTTGCCAGCTGATGGGTACAGAGAGCTGGAAGTGCTTTGTGTGGGGCTGCGTTTTGGGAAAGTGGATCATTATGTTGTCCTGAAGAATAAAAACAAG GCCATTCTGCAGCTGGACAGCCCCAAGTCTGCCCACTCCATGTACACCTTCCTGAAGCAATATCCCTACACCATGGGGGAGCACACCTTGACCTGTGGCTTGTCACCCCATGGAGAGGCTGCTGAG GCAGAACCTGTGGAAAAAGAAGTGAAGCAGGAGGAGCCAGGCCAAGGAAG cTCTGGCTTGAAAAAATATCCAGAGGGATCAGGAGTGGTGCAAAGAGCAGCTGCTAATCCTCCCGTAGAGCCCAGTGTGGCACAGAGAGGACCCGTTCCCATCTCTCATGTCAAGGATGAGATGTCAGCAGAGCAGACAGAGCCCTCTGAGCCCCAGCTGGAGAGAGTGGGAAGGGAGTCCCCTGCAGAGACAGCTGTGGAGAAGGTGGaccctggagcaggagctgctgtggtgTCCATCCAAGGCACCCCCCCCAGAGCCCTCCCGGGGAAGTCAGAAGCCATCCTGCCACCGCCTGCCAGcggggagggagaagaggcacTCAAggacccagagctgctggaacctgctgctgtggctgcatcAGAGAAGGAGAtcaaagaggaagaggaggaggaggaggaggtctctgctcctgctgttgAAGCAGCACAAGAGGTGTCTGCAGTGGGCAAGGCTGAAGAGGAGCCCTCAGACTGCGCCGTGAAGCCGGCAGCGGGGGAGCCAACAGGGGCTGTCCCTGAacccctgtcccctgctgctgctgcagcctcagggaAGGTGGTGTCACCCATTGTCACACCAGTGAGCAAGTTGGAGGCTCCTGAACATCATCCTGTTCCTGAAGCTGTGAAAACCACACACGAAACGCCTGCGGCTCAGATAGCAGAGAAGAAACCCGTGCTGACAGCTGGGGCAGCCTTGGAGAAGAAACtggatggagctggagcagagccagaggtGAAACCAGAAGAGTCTCCTACACACAAagctggaagagctgcagaggaggaCCCTGAAAAGCTTTTGGTCAAGAGtggggcagaggcagagaagaaaCTTGAAAATACTGTGGCCAAGGTTGGAGTTGCCACAGAAAACACCACGAGTGCTGGCAGCGAGAGCAGCGAGGGAGGTGCCATCAGCACCCATCAGACCAAAGGAACAGGAGCAGCAAAACCTGACGAGCCCCAGCAAGCAGTGACATTCAGCTCCTCTTTCTCTGTCAAGGATTATTCCTCTCTGAGTAAAACGTTTTTAAAGGCTGTGGTTTCTCTTCAGGATATATCAAAGACAAGGTTTCCACTGAGGAGAAATGAACCTTCACCCTGCaaaggaggggagcagaaggctCCTGCCAAGCCTGAGAGCCAAGGCCAAGCAGTGGAGAAGAAGGTGGCACCCAAAGAAGAGGAtcccccccagcctgggggcAGCCAAGCAAACCCTGGAGATGGCGTCGGGAAATGTAAAGTGAGCAGAAGTTCGGTGGTTGGTGGAAAGGGAGGCAATGGGAGGAATTCATCTCTGCAAGAGAAGGACTCCCGAGTGGAAACTAGGGCTAGTTCAAAACTGTCCCAAGAGGCAGAGAGTAGATCCTGCAGCATGAAGACAGAGACCAGCAGCAATAAG GCTTCTGTTGGTGGCAATGCTAAAACTTCAAAAAGTGGCATTAGCAGCAGTGCAAAGCAAAAGGAG GAAGAAGAGCTCTTCCCGTTTAACCTGGATGAATTTGTCACCGTGGATGAGGTGGTGGAGGAAATGGAATCTCCCGTTAAAACCCGGAGGAACCCCCCCAGGGGCAAGAGGAAAGAAGGTGCCAAACCCAACCCCTCCTCTGAGCCCGGCTccaagaggaggaaagggaagagccCCGGGGCAGCACGGCTGGCTGAGAGCCAGCTCTCCTTTGTCACCTTGGATGAAGtcggggagggggaggaggtgacTGCCCAGCTGATGGCAGTGGCTAATTTAGAAGCTCTGAGTGACCCCCAGGGCCTGGTGGTGGTGGATGAAGTGAtggaagaggaagagctgctggcTGAAGCCGTGAAGGATCCCCAGTCCCTGGTGACCCTGGATGAGCTCTCTGAGCAGGAGGAGCTTCGGCCTCCCCGGGGCCTCCCCGGGTGTGTCTTTGAGGAGGCAGATTTGAAAGCTGAGCCCTTGGTAACCGTGGATGAAATCGGGGAGGTGGAAGAGCTGCCCCTGAACGAGCCCACGGAGCTGAGCCTGGAGGAGGTGCTGAAGCAGAAGGAGGATGAGAAGGTGGGTGCTGAGGATGCTGGAGATGGGGGCTCCTCTCAGGTGCCAGATGATCCCAGTGCCTTGGTGACAGTCGATGAGATCCAAGAGGACAATGAGGAGAATCCTCTCCTGACTCTGGATGAAGTcaatgaagatgaagatgattTCCTGGCTGACTTCAATCGCCTGAAGGAGGAGCTGAACTTTGTGACAGTGGATGAAGTtggagaggaggatgaggaagaggaaaacacTTGCCCGGAGAAAAACCTGAATGAGGATGAAGGCACTGAAGATGTTGTTGCCATTGCAGGACCAGAAGAAGAAGACATTGGTGGTGTTGCAGGACCAGAGGAGGAGGACATTGTGGCTGTTGCAGGAccagaagaaatggaaattctGGGAGAAACGGGTCCAGAGGAAGATATTATTGCAACCTCAAAGTCAAAAG TGGCTCAGCTGGGATCAGGAGATAAAGACCCAGAGTCTAAGAGGAAGAAAACGTCTCCTTCAGATGCAGCAAAGCCACTGAGCACCCCAAAAG ATCTGGATTACCTTGTCCCCAAGGCTGGCTTTTTCTGTCAGATCTGCTCACTCTTCTACGCAGATGAGACCTCTGTGAAAAACCACTGCAAGACCCCCCTGCACCAGCAGAACATGGAG AAGTTCATGGCccagcaggaggctgaggagaaggaaggggaagagaggagTTCGAGGTGA